Below is a genomic region from Acinetobacter tibetensis.
CTATGACTATCCTGAAAATGGCAAAAAGCATTTGTGGGATGGACTCAGCCGTTGGACGAAAGCGAATGATATTTCTGAACAAGATATGATTGATCGCTTCTTGTTTGTTCAAGCGCTGGATACTTTACGCTGCTATGAAGAAGGTGTTCTAGAATCAGTAATTGATGCCAATGTCGGTTCTATCTTTGGGATTGGTTATGCGCCTTGGACGGGTGGTGCAATTCAATTCCTAAATCAAAACGGGATTGAAAAATCACTACAACGTTCAGAAGAATTGGCTGCTAAATATGGTGAACGTTTCAATCCACCACAATTGTTAAAAGACAAAGCGCAGAAGAAAGAAATTATTCAATAAATTTTCTATACGCAAAATTTGATTTGGAGGACATTTCCTCCAAATCTTTTCACCCTCGTCCCTCAGCAAGAACACTTAAGCTTTTTATAAAATTTAGTCTGCATCCATCCCATTTTATGTTATAAAGTTACATAATTTTTAATAGTTTCTTTTTTATCCATTGGGTTATTTGTTATGTCAGACAACACTTCTCCTGAAAAATCTCCATGGGGTTGGAAGGCCCTGATTATTGCCACAATTCTTAGTATTATTTTTCTAGTGGTGTTTTATTTAGCCATGCAGAACGAACCTGACTATATGCCAGGTAAACAACGCGAAGCTCGTGCTGCCCAAGCCAGCAGTGCCGCAGCAGAGCACACTATGGACATGAGTGCCGAAGAGCATGCTGCGATGACTGAGTCCTCGGCATCTACAGCACACAACGGGCATTAAATCCCAAAGCCATCTCTCAGAAGATGGCTTTTTTATGCCTAAAATTTAGGACGTTTAGCTCTGTGCAAGCAAGGACATTTGCATATCAATATGTGGAATCCCACAATCTATATACGCTTCTCCATGCGCTTGAAAGCCTAAATTTTGGTAAAAAGACATGGCATGCACCTGAGAGGAAAGCTGCAATAAAGGACGTTGCTGCTGCTGCGCTTGCTGAATAATTTGCAACATCAAAAGCTTGCCAATCCCTTGTCCACGATGCGATGCCAATACGGCAACACGCCCAATACTGTGATTTGGCAATAAGCGTGCTGTCGCAATGGCATGTTCCCCATCAAATACCACAAAATGCTGGGAAACCTCATCCTGTGCATCCCACTCATCTGCCGCAGCAATATGTTGTTCCTGAATAAACACTTGCTCACGAATGGGCTTTGCATCTGTTTGCAATTCAACCCAAGTCCCTGTGTGAATCTGTAGTGTCATGTCGAATTCCTTTTGAATCTTGCTACTTAGCACTTAGCACTTAGCACCAATATCACGTTGATCCCATTGGTTATTGAGCAATAATTCCAAGGAATGTTTTTGAATGCCATACATATTTTTTAAAGCCTCAATTTGCGCCAATACCGTAGCGTCAGGTGCAACAAAATCGGCACGTTTGGTGGCTAAAATCATCTTATTTTTGCTGGTATGTTCTAAAGCAACAAATTCAAAGACCTTGGTTTCATAACCATAGGCTTTTAACAGTAATGCGCGAATGGTATCAGTCAGCATTTCTGCCTGTTGCCCCGCGTGAATACCAAAGTGCAACATCGGCTTCAATACTTCTGGGCTTTTCAGTTGAGGACGTAATTCCTTATGGCAACACGGCGCACACATAATCATCTGTGCATTTAAGCGAATCCCCGTATGAATAGCAAAATCAGTTGCCACATCACAAGCATGCAGTGCAATCATCACATCTAAACGTTCAGGCTGATAAGTTCGGACATCACCTTGGAAAAAATCCAGTTGCTTAAAGCTTGAAGCCTCTGCCACGTGTTGGCAAAACTCTACCATCTTTTCATTCAATTCCACGCCTGTTACAAATGGAACCTGCTGCTGTTTTGCCAAATAATCATATAAAGCAAAGGTCAAATAGCCTTTACCCGAACCAAAATCAACCACATGCAACGCCTGATCTTGATTTGGAAGTTGCGTCAAAGCCCCCGAAAAAATTTCCACGAATTTATTAATCTGTTTCCATTTACGCGCCATGCTGGGAATAATCTGGCCTTGAGCATCGGTAATACTTAAATGCTGCAAAAACACACTTTCTTGCTCTACAAAACGATGTTTGCTCCGATCATGCGCTTGGGCTGCACGAGCTTCATTTTTTGCCACCGCTGTTTTCTGAGTAATGGTCAGTAAATCTTTTTTCTTGTTGCGCTTGAGTTGTACATCTTGAGTCGATGCAAACAAATTACCTTGCTTACAACAGGCCAAATGCTCCGCAATGATTTGCATGGCATCTGATATTGGGTAGTTTTTGGTGACATCTTGGGTTTTATGCCGATATAAAACATTCAAGACAGGTTGCTGTTGTAGCTCAATCAGGCGGAAAGTCATTTTTTCTAACTGTTGCATTTCCCCCTTGTATTGGCTCAGGATTAAACGCTCAAAACTTTGTGTTTCAAGTGCTTGCTGCACAGCATCGAGAAACTGTTGTTCCTGAGCTGAAGGAGAAGTCGAGTCAGACATACAATAAACCTAATCAAATTTGCGACTAAATTTTAAAGCGTCTTACACGAAAAGCAAAATTGAATTACTATACATTTGTATTTTTAATAAAAAGCAGCCGCTATGACCGCTCCCCATACGCAAGATTATCATCCAACCGAAGAGCAGTTTAATGTGTGGAGCCATGCGCTCGGCGTAATTCTTGCCTGTATCGCCACAATTCTGCTCATCATGAAAGGATCTTACCTCTCTACGGGACAATGGATTGGACTTTGGGTATACGGTTTTAGCATGATTCTGCTGTTTACAGGTTCAACCCTGTACCACATGGCTCAAACCTACGAAAAACGCTTTTGGCTAAAAAAACTCGATCACACTGCCATTTATTATTTGATTGCTGGGACTTATACCCCTTTTCTCTCGATTGCAATTCCTACCGAAAAAGCCCACAACTTACTGATTGCACTTTGGGTGATTGCATTGCTTGGGACACTTTTCAAGTTAATCTTCATTCATCGTTTCCAGAAAGTTTCGCTCATTGCCTACTTGGTTATGGGTTGGCTTGCGGTGTTATTAGTCAATGATATGCAACGTTATTTATCATCAGATGCGCTCTTTTGGCTGGTTTTGGGGGGGCTGGCTTATACAGTCGGAGCATTGTTTTATGCCTTAAAACGGGTAAGATATACCCATGCGATCTGGCATGTATTTGTACTGATAGGCGCGGGATCACACTTCCTCGCGATCTATCTGTACGTGATTTAATCGACTTCTCTCGCGTTTTAGTGACCCTAAAAGAGTAGATGTGAGTTCGATTTTCCGTTGTTTTTTTAAGAAATTACGCCTTTTTTAAAAAGATTACGCTTTTAAAACTAAGTTCTTTTAATTTTAGTAAGTGTAAGGTTATCCATGGCGTCATCAACTACAGCTACAATAGAAGTAGCAACTAATTCAAAATTTCGTGTACTTACCGCTAGTCTGGTGGGTACCACCATCGAATTCTTCGATTTTTATATCTATGCCACGGCAGCGGTCATTATTTTTCCGCATCTGTTCTTCCCTGCAAGTACAGATCCGATGACCGCCACTATTCAGTCACTGGCGACCTTTGCGATTGCCTTTATTGCACGCCCGATTGGTGCCGCACTATTTGGTCATTTGGGAGACCGGATCGGTCGTAAAGCCACCTTGGTCGCAGCCTTACTTACCATGGGAATTTCCACGGTGTGTATCGGTTTATTACCCACCTATGCCCAAATTGGTATTGTCGCACCTTTACTGCTTGCACTTTGCCGTTTAGGTCAAGGGCTTGGTTTAGGCGGTGAATGGTCGGGTGCCGTGTTATTGGCAACAGAAAATGCTCCAGAAGGCAAACGCGCTTGGTATGGCATGTTTCCACAGTTGGGTGCACCAATTGGTTTTATTTTGGCAACGGGCTCATTCCTAACCTTGGGTGCATTCATGTCTGAACAAGACTTTATGCAGTGGGGATGGCGTATTCCATTTATTTCCAGTGCAATTTTGGTAATTGTGGGTTTATGGATTCGTCTCCAGCTCCATGAAACACCTGCATTCCAAAAAGTACTCGACAAGCAAAAAGAAGTGAATGTACCTTTTAAAGAAGTCATGACCAAGCATTTGCCAATGCTGGTATTGGGTACAATCGCTGCAATCTGTACTTTTGTGGTGTTCTACCTGACAACAGTATTTGCATTGAACTGGGGAACCACCAAACTTGGCTATTCACGTGCTGAGTTCTTAGAATTACAATTGGTCGCAACACTTTGTTTTGCTGCTTTTATTCCACTTTCTGCGGTATTGGCAGAAAAATTTGGGCGTAAAACCACCTCGATTGCAGTCTGTGTACTATCAGCATTATTTGGTTTGGTTTTCTCGACCATGCTCGAATCTGGCAACACCTTTGTGGTGTTCTTATTCTTGTGTACAGGTTTAGCCATTATGGGCTTAACTTATGGTCCCATTGGCACAGTTTTATCTGAGATTTTTCCAACTTCAGTTCGCTATACCGGCTCTGCTTTGACTTTTAACTTGGCTGGTATTTTCGGTGCTTCTTTTGCGCCACTGATTGCCACCAAACTCGCAACAACTTACGGATTATATGCTGTGGGTTATTATCTCACGGTGGCTTCAATTCTTTCATTGCTGGCATTCCTTGCCATTCGTGAAACTAAAAATGACGATGTAAATAATCAAGTTTAATCACAATTACACCCGATAAAATCTTAAAACGATAAAAAGCCCTCAAACCTTACAAAGTTTGAGGGCTTTTTTATGCGAATACCAAGATGGCATCTAAAGCGTTAAATTAAACCAATTCAATAATATCGATGGTGGGCGGAACGCGAAATCGAAATGGAACACCGACCATTCCAGTCCCTACCGTCACAAACACATCTGCATGTTCGTGGTTATACAGTCCTTTTTTATGTCCCAGAATAGAGACTTTTTTCATCACATAATTCGTTAACCACGGCAACTCTACTTGTCCACCATGGGTATGCCCCGACAACATTAATGGACGATTCGGAAGTTTTGGAACCATATCCACTGTGTCAGGGTTATGAGAGAGAATCACCCAAGGCTTGTCTTGGGGTAAATCTGGCAGATAACGCATATCGGCTTTTCCTGCCCACAAATCGCCAACCCCGATTAAACGAAATTCTTCAAATTCAACAATCTGCCCCTCAATATCAATCACATCATTCACACTGAGTGCATGACTCAATAAAGCCTGTATCGGCGGACCAGGATATTGCTCATCATGATTACCATAAACTGAATACACAGGTGCCTGAATTTTTTTTAAGGGTGCCAATTCATCAGCCAAAGCATCTTCAGGTTCATACGTCCAGTCCCCTGCCACCACCACCAAATCTGGCTGCTGCTGATTGATTTTCTCCACGATTATTTTTAGCTGTCGCTCATGTCCTGAAAACAAGCCGATATGTAAGTCAGCAACCAAGGCTATTTTCACAGGCTTTTGAATTCGATTTCCTACATCCAATTGATATCGTGTGGTTTTGACTTGAACACAATGGGGCTCTACAAAGCGTGCATAAAGTAAAACGATACTCAGCAAGAATACAAAGCCTGCTTCATGTAACGAATAATAGCCACTCCAGCCGGCATAAAGACTAAATAGTGCCAAAGGCCAGAGTAAATAAGACAAATAAAACGCAAGTAAATGCACAAATGCTTTAAATGGATGGATCGTTTCTGTATGTGACTGGCTATGCCATGCCTGTGCAATTGCCCAAAATGCAATCAACACGAAACTTCCATAAAAAACGTAAATCATTGAGTCTGTTGTCAATATCATTACTCACTATACCAATTACTAATTCTCTATTTTTATTTATCTTTTCATAGCTGACAATTATACTCAAACCAAATCTAGCGATCATAATAGTGTGATGAGTATAATAGACCCGAACAATCACGTCGTGCAGCGTCAGATGTCTGTCGTTAAAAAGAAGACCTCATCCAAGGCAGTAGTTTTACTTTGTAGTAGTTTATTATTCGGTTTACCTGCTTGCTCGACTCTCCCCCAATATACGCCACAACCCGTCGTCAATTCATTTGATATTGACACTTCTCATACATCATTAGCCAAAATTATTGATCCGTTACGTAAACAAAATCCGAATTTAACCGGTTTCCATGTCCTGAGTGACCCGTTGGAGGCTTTGGCTGCACGGATTCACCTTATTGAGCGTGCCGAAAAAACGTTAGATTTACAATATTATATTTGGGACAACGATAAAATTGGTGCAATCGCTTTGCGTGAGATTATTCAGGCGGCTGATCGTGGCGTCAAAGTCCGCCTGCTGATTGATGACAATAACGCAGGCAAAATGGAAGGCATTTATTTAGCACTGGCACAGCACCGTAATATCGATGTCAAACTCTACAATCCTTATGGTTTCCGTAACTTCCGTGCGATGGATATCTTGCTGGATTTAAAACGTGTCAATCGACGCATGCACAATAAGAGCTTTATTGTCGACAACCAGATTGCCCTAATTGGTGGACGTAATATGAGCAATCAATACTATAATGTGAGTGATCATTATCAGTTTTCTGATGTTGATGTCATGTTGGTCGGCACGGCTTCAGATGAAATTGCATCATCTTTCAATGAATACTGGAATGATGCTTATGCTTATCCAGTCAATCAAATTGTTGATCCACAAAAGTACACCTTACGCTATGAAGGTTTAAAACAACAAGTCAACCAACACTATGCCGATACTACGGTACAAAATTACCTCGATTTAGCCAATCGCTCACAAGCTTTTGAGCAATGGTTGGATCATAGTATTCAATTTGACTGGGTCAAAGCCAAAGTCGTGAAAGACTCTCCCAATAAAACACGCGACAAAGCTGCACCAGAAGATTATTTAAATCACCAACTCATTTCGTATTTAGAAACGCCGAACTCAAGTTTAGATATTGTTTCCGCTTATTTTGTACCTGAAAAGAAAGGGGCAGATATTCTCGGAAAAATATCGCAAAAAGGGGTTCAGGTTCGCGTGTTGACCAATTCCTTTATTGCCAATGACGTGGCTTTAGTCCATGCATTTTATGGAAAATATCGCCAAGACCTTTTAGAAAACGGCGTGCAAATGTATGAGTTTCTGGCAGCCCCTGAACAAGAAAACTGGTATCGCAATACTGAAGAGCTTTCACAAAAAGCCAAAATCAGTTTAAGAGGACTCAGCCACTCTAGCTTACATGCCAAAATGTTAGCGATTGATGAAAGCCAAGTATTTATTGGCTCTTTTAATTTCGATCCACGCTCAGCGTATCTCAATACTGAAATTGGGGTAATTTTAAATAGTCCACCTTTGGCTAAAGCGGTACATGAAACCATGGACCAGAACTTGTCCAAATATGCCTATAAACTGGTTTTAGATGCCAATAATCAAATTAATTGGCAACTCACGCATCCCAATGGAAATATCAAAACGTACACGACAGAACCTAAAATGAAGTGGTGGCACAAAGCTGGGGTTAAGTTTATTTCTTGGTTACCTGTAGAAGGCTTTATGTAATACCTTTGTTTCCAACTGTGCTTAAACCAAAGCACGGTTGGACGTTGCTTGTACCGAATGTAACACTCGTTGATGTAACTGCACTAGACCCACGTTCATTTCACGTTGTACGGTTGCGGTTAAACTTTCGACCGTGTGCCCTTCAGTATCAATCATCGGTAAAGTTAACAAATGCGCAGTCACTTTCGGCATTTCTAACACTTTTTTAATATGATCAGCAAAAGTGGTTTCACCAATAAACGGCGCCACCATATCTAACTCCCCCTGCTGATTCACATAACAAATCACACAGACCTGAACTGGTCGCTGCGCCTCAATGGCTGCCCCCAAAATTCGCCCATGTACTTTTTTAATCCGTGTGCCATCGGAAGTGGTTGCTTCAGGAAAAAATAACACAGGAATATCTTGTTTAAGGAAGTTGGTAATCTGTTCGCGAATTTTAATTGAATCCCCCGAACCGCGTTTAATAAACAAAGTTCCGCCCGCTTTTGCCAGTTTTCCAAACACAGGCCATTTTTCAATTTCAGCCTTAGCCAAAAAGAATACGCGTGCCCCAGAACCTAATACTGCAATATCGAGCCAAGAAATATGATTACTGACCCACAAGGCAGGTTCACGCGGAATCGTACCGTGTACTTCAACGTCAAGATTGAATACCTTGCATAATTGACGGCAAAAATACTGAACATAGCGAGTATTATTGGCATTGTTCGGGTCTTTATATAACCCATGACGGGCAACCAGATAAAATCCTTCCGAAACCACACCTAAGCCCGAACTGAGCTTTCGACCATACAAGAACAGCTTGGAAATTGGATTCAATGAAGACGTTTGAGTAGCTGAATTTTCTTTCATATATTTTGACTAACCAGCAAAACCTTGTGAGTATTTGATGAACTTTGCTTCATTCTATACGGTTCATTCCCCACATGCATTGATTATAAAAACCGAATATGAACATTACAAAATCCAATTTTAATTCAAATGACAACTTCATTATGATGATTTTATAACCACTAAAATAAATAGGTGTAACATATGCGAACCCATACATCACCTCAAAAATCCAAGTCATCTCACCACTGGTTACATATACTACAAGTGATCATCGGCTTTAGTATTCTGTATTTTGCAGCCATCATTCTGTTTGCAAAATTATTCGCTGCTACGTTATAAATCAACGAATCTCAAGCATCCCGGCCCTTTTTCCACTAGAATAGAATTTTAAAGTGGAGAAATGGCTGAGTGGCAAATCTTAAAGGTCATCAAGGTGGTGAACGCATTATTCTGGTCAGTGTTTCTGTGCAAATGCTGGAAAATCTTGATGCCGAAGAATTCAATTTGCTGGCTCAATCGGCTGGTGCTGAAATCTTGGCACATATACACGCACAGCGTATTAAACCCGATGCCAAACTTTTTATCGGTTCAGGAAAGGCCGAAGAAATTGCTGAACTGGTTGCAGAATATGAAGCTGATTTAGTCATTTTTGACCATGCATTAACACCTGCACAAGCCCGTAATCTCGAATACATCCTCAAATGCCGAGTGGTTGATCGGAATGAATTAATTCTGGATATTTTTGCTCAGCGTGCACGTACCTTTGAAGGTAAGCTACAAGTTGAATTGGCTCAATTACAGCACTTATCCTCCCGTTTAATTCGCAGTCGCGGAACACTAGACAGCCAAAAAGGCGGGATCGGTTTGCGTGGTCCTGGTGAAACCCTGCTCGAAACGGATCGTCGCTTATTAAAAATTCGCATGGGGCAACTCAAAGCCAAACTCGATAAAGTTCGACAAACCCGTCTACAAGGTCGCGTTGCACGTCAAAAAGCTGCTGTTCCTACGGTATCCTTGGTTGGGTATACCAATGCAGGCAAATCCACCCTGTTTAATGTCTTGGCCAACAGCGATGTGTATGCGGCTGACCAACTATTTGCGACCTTAGATCCGACCTTACGTCGACTTTCTTGGGAAGGCATTGGCACCGTAGTCTTGGCAGATACCGTTGGTTTTGTACGAAATCTATCTCATTCTTTAGTCGAATCATTTAAAGCCACATTAGAAGAAACACTAGAAGCCACCTTGTTGCTGCATGTGATTGATTCGAGTAGTCCAGAAATGTTGGAACAAATTGAAGCAGTTGAAAAAGTCCTCAAAGAAATTGGGGCTGATGTACCTGTACTTCGCGTTTACAACAAAATTGACCAAAGTGCTGAAGATGCAAAAATTGTGTATAGCCAGCCCAACTGCCCAGAACGAGTATATGTCTCAGCCCATACAGGACAAGGCATCGAGTTGTTACAACAAGCGGTACATGAATGTCTGATGGGACAAATTCAAAACTTTGAACTGACACTCAAAGCCGCTTATGGCAAATTCCGCACCCAACTCTATACGCTCAATGTGATTCAATCCGAACATTATGATGATGAAGGCAATCTACAACTGAACGTTAAAATTGCACCTGCAAAATTGGAACAACTGATTCGTCAGGCACATTTACCTCTTGATGAAATTCTGGGAGAGAAAGCGGCCCTGTTCAAGAGAACGCTAGAGGAATTTGAAATCAAACCTTAAATCGGTTAAAACGTGATAAGTAAAATTTTAAAATGTAATGACAAATCATGGATTGGGTAAAAACAATAGATTGGCCTGCATGGATGGGTACTCTGACACTGATTGTCGGGTTTCGTGAATTTTCCGTCTGGATCATGACGCAGTTCAATCATCCTGAATTGGGCAATTTAATTGGACTCATCAGCCTGCTGATACTGCTTTTAATCTGGCGCAAGTTCCGTAAAGTCCCTGCGCGTTTGGTCGATACCAACAATAAAATCATGAAAGAAAGTGCCTTTGCCTTTTTACCCATTAGTGCAGGTTCTTTACTGATGTTGGTACAGATGGGTAGTGAAATTCCTTTATTTGTGCTGATTCTGGTGGTGAGTACCCTCATTCCACTCTGGATTTACGCCAAAATGGCAAAGCGCTGGTTATAGGAAAATCACATGTTCTCAATTCTGTCTGGATTTCTCATTACACTTATTGCCTATCTATGTGCTAAACCAATCAATAAAAAAATTCCACAAATTCCAGTGATCGTCATCGGCATGTTTTTTGTGATCGGTTTGCTATTTTTGTTCAGCATTCCTTACGAATCCTATATGCAGCAAACCAATGCCATCTTTAGTCACTTACTCGGTTATGTCACGGTTGCACTCGCCATTCCTTTAGCTGCCATGCGTTATGATGATTTACCCCCCAAAGCCATCATCAGTATCTTAGTTTTTGCAAGCATCAGTGCCGTTGCACTTCCCATGGGTTTGGCGTATCTGTTGCATATGACCGATTCAACTATTATGGCTTTTGCGACCCGTGCGGTAACCACACCAATTGCCATCAATATTGCGACTTTATTGCACGCACCAGTCACTTTAGTCATCCTGATTGTAATTTTATCAGGTGTCATTGGTGCGGCATTTTCTCCACTGATTTTACGCCATATTAATGATGAGCGTGCCTCAGGACTGGCGCTAGGTCTTGCTGCGCATGCCATTGGAACAGCTCAAGCTTGGCAACGAGGTAGTGTCGCGGGTCGCTATGCAGCATTTGGCATGGCAGTAAATGCCGTTTTCACCGCAATTTGGCTGCCAACTTTCATACTTTACGTGCAAAATATGTGACTAACAGAGCATTCCAAAGGTTGTTTTGTACAGAAAACATCCCTAAGATAGATTTTGTTTAGTCGATTAAGTCAGTAAAAAGGAATTTATGATGGGGAAAGCTAAATTTATCAGCGCACTTGTTTTATCTGCTTTTAGTAGCATGGCTTTTGCGGAAGATATTTCAGGAACATGGAAAAACATTGATGATAAAACAGGATCTTCGAAAGCCGTTTTAGAAATTCGTAAGGAATCGAATGGCACCTATACAGCTAAAGTTGTGAAAGTGACTCCACGCCCGGGCTATACACCAAAAGACACATGTATTGATTGTCCAGCCCCTTATACCAATAAGCCCATTTTAGGTATGGATGTGCTCAAAGGGTTAAAGCATGAAAATGGTTTAAATTATTCGGGTGGCAAAATTATTGATCCACTTTCTGGCAAAATTTACAGTACCAAAGCCAAAATGAGTGCCAATGGCAAACGTTTGACCCTGCGCGGATATGTTGGAATCTCTGCACTCGGACGTAGCCAAACTTGGATTCGTCAAGAATAAAAAATTAGCATATTTAGCCGCCTTAAAGGCGGCTTTTTTATGCGCTCAAAGCATATCTTTATGACAAATTGACTAGTAAGTTTATTCTTTTTAGTTGGTTTTATCGGGACAAACCAATAAGTTACTTAACATATCTGCGTAATTTATATAAATACGTCACTTTTACACAAATAGGGAATCAATGAAAAAAATCATCTCCTTGGGTATTTTAGTAGGGCTTTTCTCTGCAACATCGATCTCATTTGCACAAGATATTGTGGGTACTTGGCAACAAATTGATGATAAGTCAGGCTCACCAAAGGCAATTATTCAAATTCGTAAAGAATCAAACAATACCTATACGGGGAAAATCACTAAAATCACCCCTCGACCAGGCTATACCCCGCGTGAGCGTTGTAACAATTGCCCTGCCCCATATACAAACCAACCCATTTTAGGTATGGAAATCATAAAGGGATTAAAATATGTTGAAGGCACGAATAATTACGAAAAAGGGCGTGTGATTGATCCTCTGTCAGGTAAATTTTACGATGCGAAAATGAAACTGAGTGCAACAGGTAAACGCCTATCTTTGCGTGCCTATTTGGGTGTTTCCGCTTTAGGGCGCAATCAAACTTGGTTAAGAATTGAATAAGCGCTTATTAAAAAATGGATTGGGCGGTTTCAGCTCAATCCAACATGATTTCCAACATACTCTAAGCAAATAAAAATCAAGCATAAATCCAATAAACTATAAGTTCTCACTTGAACCGTTTTCTCATTGCAGTGCATATACAACTTACCTAACATATTTTTACAAGGATATAACAACGTAAATTATTTCTAATGGATAGAAAAATGAAAAAATTGCTGCTTCAATTGTTGTTTTCGGTTCAATGATTATCTAAAGTTCTATTTTTGCACAAGATATTACTGGCGTTTGGCAACACATTGATGATAGGTCAGGGAATCCCCAAGCCACCATCGAAATTTGGAAAGAATCGAATAATACTCATTCTGGTACTGTGATTGATTTAATCAAACGACCTGACTATTCTCCTCCGCCCAACTGTGTGAATTGCCCTACCCCTTATATCAATAAACCGATTTTAGGAATGACTGTGTTAAAAGGACTAAAAAGCGTTGAGGGACATCTAGCTCCAATCAAGGTCTTGTAGTTGATCCACTGAATGGTCAAATCTATGATGCCAAAATGAAACTCAACCCTTCTAGTAAGCGTTTATCCCTGCGCGCCTATATTGGGACGTAGTCAAACTTGGGTAAGCATCCAATAATGCTAAAAAAAGCCACAAGATT
It encodes:
- a CDS encoding GNAT family N-acetyltransferase — its product is MTLQIHTGTWVELQTDAKPIREQVFIQEQHIAAADEWDAQDEVSQHFVVFDGEHAIATARLLPNHSIGRVAVLASHRGQGIGKLLMLQIIQQAQQQQRPLLQLSSQVHAMSFYQNLGFQAHGEAYIDCGIPHIDMQMSLLAQS
- a CDS encoding class I SAM-dependent methyltransferase; translation: MSDSTSPSAQEQQFLDAVQQALETQSFERLILSQYKGEMQQLEKMTFRLIELQQQPVLNVLYRHKTQDVTKNYPISDAMQIIAEHLACCKQGNLFASTQDVQLKRNKKKDLLTITQKTAVAKNEARAAQAHDRSKHRFVEQESVFLQHLSITDAQGQIIPSMARKWKQINKFVEIFSGALTQLPNQDQALHVVDFGSGKGYLTFALYDYLAKQQQVPFVTGVELNEKMVEFCQHVAEASSFKQLDFFQGDVRTYQPERLDVMIALHACDVATDFAIHTGIRLNAQMIMCAPCCHKELRPQLKSPEVLKPMLHFGIHAGQQAEMLTDTIRALLLKAYGYETKVFEFVALEHTSKNKMILATKRADFVAPDATVLAQIEALKNMYGIQKHSLELLLNNQWDQRDIGAKC
- the trhA gene encoding PAQR family membrane homeostasis protein TrhA, which produces MTAPHTQDYHPTEEQFNVWSHALGVILACIATILLIMKGSYLSTGQWIGLWVYGFSMILLFTGSTLYHMAQTYEKRFWLKKLDHTAIYYLIAGTYTPFLSIAIPTEKAHNLLIALWVIALLGTLFKLIFIHRFQKVSLIAYLVMGWLAVLLVNDMQRYLSSDALFWLVLGGLAYTVGALFYALKRVRYTHAIWHVFVLIGAGSHFLAIYLYVI
- a CDS encoding MFS transporter yields the protein MASSTTATIEVATNSKFRVLTASLVGTTIEFFDFYIYATAAVIIFPHLFFPASTDPMTATIQSLATFAIAFIARPIGAALFGHLGDRIGRKATLVAALLTMGISTVCIGLLPTYAQIGIVAPLLLALCRLGQGLGLGGEWSGAVLLATENAPEGKRAWYGMFPQLGAPIGFILATGSFLTLGAFMSEQDFMQWGWRIPFISSAILVIVGLWIRLQLHETPAFQKVLDKQKEVNVPFKEVMTKHLPMLVLGTIAAICTFVVFYLTTVFALNWGTTKLGYSRAEFLELQLVATLCFAAFIPLSAVLAEKFGRKTTSIAVCVLSALFGLVFSTMLESGNTFVVFLFLCTGLAIMGLTYGPIGTVLSEIFPTSVRYTGSALTFNLAGIFGASFAPLIATKLATTYGLYAVGYYLTVASILSLLAFLAIRETKNDDVNNQV
- a CDS encoding metallophosphoesterase, whose product is MILTTDSMIYVFYGSFVLIAFWAIAQAWHSQSHTETIHPFKAFVHLLAFYLSYLLWPLALFSLYAGWSGYYSLHEAGFVFLLSIVLLYARFVEPHCVQVKTTRYQLDVGNRIQKPVKIALVADLHIGLFSGHERQLKIIVEKINQQQPDLVVVAGDWTYEPEDALADELAPLKKIQAPVYSVYGNHDEQYPGPPIQALLSHALSVNDVIDIEGQIVEFEEFRLIGVGDLWAGKADMRYLPDLPQDKPWVILSHNPDTVDMVPKLPNRPLMLSGHTHGGQVELPWLTNYVMKKVSILGHKKGLYNHEHADVFVTVGTGMVGVPFRFRVPPTIDIIELV
- a CDS encoding phospholipase D family protein, which codes for MSVVKKKTSSKAVVLLCSSLLFGLPACSTLPQYTPQPVVNSFDIDTSHTSLAKIIDPLRKQNPNLTGFHVLSDPLEALAARIHLIERAEKTLDLQYYIWDNDKIGAIALREIIQAADRGVKVRLLIDDNNAGKMEGIYLALAQHRNIDVKLYNPYGFRNFRAMDILLDLKRVNRRMHNKSFIVDNQIALIGGRNMSNQYYNVSDHYQFSDVDVMLVGTASDEIASSFNEYWNDAYAYPVNQIVDPQKYTLRYEGLKQQVNQHYADTTVQNYLDLANRSQAFEQWLDHSIQFDWVKAKVVKDSPNKTRDKAAPEDYLNHQLISYLETPNSSLDIVSAYFVPEKKGADILGKISQKGVQVRVLTNSFIANDVALVHAFYGKYRQDLLENGVQMYEFLAAPEQENWYRNTEELSQKAKISLRGLSHSSLHAKMLAIDESQVFIGSFNFDPRSAYLNTEIGVILNSPPLAKAVHETMDQNLSKYAYKLVLDANNQINWQLTHPNGNIKTYTTEPKMKWWHKAGVKFISWLPVEGFM
- a CDS encoding lysophospholipid acyltransferase family protein — protein: MKENSATQTSSLNPISKLFLYGRKLSSGLGVVSEGFYLVARHGLYKDPNNANNTRYVQYFCRQLCKVFNLDVEVHGTIPREPALWVSNHISWLDIAVLGSGARVFFLAKAEIEKWPVFGKLAKAGGTLFIKRGSGDSIKIREQITNFLKQDIPVLFFPEATTSDGTRIKKVHGRILGAAIEAQRPVQVCVICYVNQQGELDMVAPFIGETTFADHIKKVLEMPKVTAHLLTLPMIDTEGHTVESLTATVQREMNVGLVQLHQRVLHSVQATSNRALV